The Dioscorea cayenensis subsp. rotundata cultivar TDr96_F1 chromosome 18, TDr96_F1_v2_PseudoChromosome.rev07_lg8_w22 25.fasta, whole genome shotgun sequence genome includes the window CGAGACTTcgaatcatatttttcataatagaaaattggataaaaattattagattCTAGTATGTTCCCTTTTATAATATGGTCCATTAGAACATCTAAAATGTTAGTCATTACTAGTTacttgaaaacaaaagatatgtgAACACCACTGGATTGCTTTTGGTCACGACCAAAGAGTTTTATAAGTAAATGAAGTTGGTATATTTGCTTGATAAGTTTGGCAAGAAAATCCTAAATCACTGAAATTTATTTGGTCATTTTTGGATagagtattattttatttagaataAGATATTTTCTATGTTTCTAAACAAAATGGAttgtttggtttaaaaaaaaaaactaaaccagtattaataatttattattaaaccagtatgaattatttattattcacaaATAGTATAGATTAACCACAAACAATAAGAAGCCTTTGGCGTTCTAgtgttctttttaatttttaaaattttatgataaataccataaaaagttttttaagaTGGATAATGAATTAGTCAATACTTAATGTGTTGTTTGTTTGCAAAGAATGGAATTGAGTAGGAATGAGATAGAAATGAGAATAAGGAGGAATAGATTAGGAATGGAACGAAAACTTTTTTAATTGAAAGGTATAGAagagtaatttattgggaatagaaaatataaagaaaatatgtgaaaaatatcttttatgCCCTTATTAAgagaatattaaataaataaatatattagttaataatattattttatttataatatgttgttattattattattatttaaattgtttttattttttataattaattttacaattaatcttcattatttaagtggaaattgccaaaataaccccctaagtttctaatatttccaaaaacaccccattaatttgggaatccctaaaaaccccttccttttaaatacaatgaatttgaaacccctcaagcatttaatggagttagttttaaattttttggacgaaattatcccttgcatgggaagttatGACAAGTGAGACGTGGTTTGACCATAACGCCCTTTGCTGCAATAATTTTCTCTTTAAGAGGAATCcgtttttttcttggttaatccccagagaacaccattattggtgctggtttcttttttctctcttcatctcttcagcttttcctttttcaaagtTGTCGTTACCTGGACATCTTCTGTAGGATTGGACCACTGCCTCGAAGAAGAACTCCCACTCAACTCTTtgacatttcattagtttgcgctcCAAGGTATTGATACGAGGTGGATGCCGTTGAAGATGTTGTgcagtttccttttgttttgatattctgtaggtttctttttagtttgatttctaAAGTATTCTATTAGAAAGAGAATTTTTTCGGTTTCatggtgtgattattggatgatcttgtagtttgtaggAAGATTTTTGGGCAagagttttgtttgtttttcattttcgttTGTGTACATAATCAAAAGCGATAATATTGTGTTGAAGGAGATTTTTTGGTTGTTTTACAATTTCATTGTGATGTCCGACTCGATCCACATTTGTCTAGGACGGCCaggtttaattttgaatgtaaatattgttatttctGTTTAATTATCGATTGTTCTATTTAAGTTTcaaagtttatgtttaaatatcaatgtttctgtttaactacgacattttctatttaaatttcatcatttctttttaaatttgcgtttgtttatgaaaacgattttcataaataacgagcaaaatgtacaataatatgtgatagtttgtggcaaacatatgtaacgaatataagttatcatttatgcttagttggcgatagtttctttgcaagatctacgattgtgtccgcactcgtggtagtgaaatgagttttttaaatgattagcgccttcaaaacgttgtccgacatgcaatgacaaaacttcaaaatgatctaacgagtaaggaaggcctactaaatcgttagggtggccttgaggtgggacggatacgctcatagaatccgaatacctactaaaatcatttctgtttaaactgaaactggatatatttaaacagaaacttgataattttaaacggaaacatttatgtttaaacaaaaaactgtataattttaaacagaaacaggGACAAGACAAGGATAAAagtcttccaaagtttgtttcagaaaataaaaaagaaatgtaaaaaatgttagacatgatgtgattggacgtttttttcccaccatttttaagggcaatgatggaatttcacaacatggacccaatCCAAATGACCTacaaggggtaaaaaggaagtaaaatgATAAAGGAAGGTTTGTCCGTGGTATTCATAACTTGCAGGGGTTGTTTGGGAAATTTTAAACAGTGTAgggggtaaatagtaattttcccttattattattgttttttttacaatgttatcattttatttttattattttataattaattacatttttttgtttttattattattgttttttttatagtattattttatttgtaatatgttatcattattattttttacaatgttCTTAacatttttctaatatatatatatatatatatacaaagaaaagGACAAAACATGATGGAAAAACAATTGAAGTCAAAGGTAAAATAGACATTTCTAAATCCGGATTGGGCAATCCtcaagaaaattggaggaaTCCCAATAAGAGTTCTCCCCTCATCTCATTCCTCAAAGACTCTCTCATTCCTGTCTTCCAACCAAACAATGGATTGGACCCATTCCCAATCCAATACCACTCCACTCTTTCTAAACAAACAACACCTAAGTATCTTCAAAGGATTGATTAAAACTAGAGTTTAAGatgtgatgaaataaaatattaactcttttattttaataataataattaaaaaaattataaaccttttaaaaatcataattatttatttatttatttattttgagtgaATTATAAACACATCACAAACAGAATTTAAATTCTCATCTTATCTTATGAATGAAGTGAGGAATaaatactaattattttttttaaactttttcaaACAATATGAAAAAAGAGTATACATTCTAAATTCTCAATTttgctgtaaaaaaaaaaaatcaaaattttatactttaaatataaaatttaactaCCCTAACACCCACATGTGGTAAtagaaaaagtattttttttttctttctgaaaaGTAGATAAATCACGGTAATAAAAAAGAGTCCGGtcactcaaaaaataaaaataaaaataaaaattaaaaaaaatgacaaaaccTCACatttgagggtttttttttataaatattgtaaaaaaaataaaaaattactgaaATACACATGTTCTATGTTATTCACCGAAATGCGCATATTTGAAGAAAACGGAAAAAATTTTcccgttttctattttttattttttttaattattaaatagaaaaatgggagagtttctcccgttttcgtttttaaaaaaaaataaaaattaaaaaactggATTTTCTCACCcgtttttcattatttattaaaaaaaaaattggaaaacgGGAGAAAATCTCCCGTTTTCcactttttgattttaaaataataataataataatatatatatatatatataaccctcaCTTTTAAATCAGGAacccatattatttatttaatggctttaattatttccattgaattttattattattattattattattattattattatttataaaatacccacttcccacttcataACATCTCCCCTCCATTCTCATgttatccattttaattttatttcaacttTTAATTACTGATGGGTGCAGATTTGATCGATCTAATTTGTACTAATTATTGACCGGTGCAAGTTTGATcaacctactttgtgctaagtactgaccggtgcaggtttcacagtcctactttgtgctaattacaaaccggtgcaggtttgaccgacctactttgtattaattactgaccggtgcaggtttgactgacctactttgtgctaattactgaccggtgcaggtttgatcgACCTACTTGATAGTAATTACATACAAGTGTAagtacttagtacaaagtaggacggtcaaacctacaccgGTCAATAATCAGCACAAAGTAGGTATGTGAAAtttgcaccggtcagtaattagtacaaaataggTCGGTCAAACCTGTACCGGTttgtaattagcacaaagtaggactgtgaaacctgcaccggtcagtacttagcacaaagtaggctGGTCAAACTTGCACCGGTCAATAATTAATACAAAGTAGATCAATCAAATCTGCaccaatcaataattaaaagttgaaataaaactaaaatggGATAAAATGAGAATGGAGGGGAGATGgtatgaagtgggaagtgggtattatataaaaaaaaataatagtaataataaaattcaatgaaaataattatacccattaaataaataatatgggtTTCTGACTTAAAAGtgagggttatatatatatatataatatttttttaaatcaaaaagtgGAAAACAGGAGATTTTCTCCcgttttccaatttttttttaataaaaaatgaaaaacggGAGAGAAAATCccgttttttaatttttattttttttttaaaacgaaaacgggagaaactctctcatttttctatttaataattaaaaaaaataaaaaatagaaaacgggAAAATTTTTTCCGTTTTCCCAAATATGTGTATTTCGGTAAATAATATAGAACATGCGTATttcgataatttttttatttttttacaatattaaaaagCCCACATttgactttaaaaaaaagtaacataTAATAAATGAAGCTAGAGATAAAACATAAAGGACAAAAACCTTGGGGGACCATAACGCTAAATCCCTTCTTACTACAAAGATAGATAGAGAGACAGACAGACAGACACACAGATAGAAGAGATAGGCCCACATCAAACGTAACGCATCCAACCAAGCACAAAACCCAcacctcctcttcatcatcctcatcttcttcttcctggAAATTAACCCTCTTTctccctctctttctttctttctttctataaATATTTCTCTCGTCAAAGGATGCGGCCGCTTAATGATTGATTGTCTCCTTTCCACATACACACAAATCCTCACACTCTATCCCAACGCTTACTCATCtccatctctctttctttctatgTAGACATACATATATCTACATAGAAGAAAGATAAACAAACACTACACCATGTATATCTAAAttcctcttctttctccttcttctccatctctctAACTCTACAAGCAAAAAAATCACTTCtctttcatcttttattttatttttttcccactttcttctcttcaatctCTCTCAACAACCAACCATTTTGCTCCTATCTTCTGCTTGTCTCCATCATCACATCTTTGCTTTTCCTTCCCTCATCCCAACTAACAACCTCTCTTTCTCCCTCCTTCCCATATTTCTTTCTCTTAAGCAATAGTAAATCTCAAAACCCccaccaacaccaccaccaccaccacccctCTTTGGTCCCATctcatctcctttcttctttccttgcttTCAAAGCTCAATCTCTCTCAAACTCACCCACCTCCTCTTTCCCTCTCTTTATCTCTATCTCtaattttctatttctatatttatatatatatagatttttttagatatatatatatatatatttatataaaacttaaAAGCTATGCTTTTCAGTGgctgcaacaacaacaacttcaCTGATGACATGAAGAACCACTCTTCCCATCACCACCAAGAACTCTCCGGCGATGACCAAACCAAAAGATCCAAGAAAAACACCTCCATCTCCGATCTCACTACCAAAACCCTTACCAAAACCACCGGCGACGGCGCTACTATCGAAGTAGCTCGCCGTCCTCGAGGCCGCCCTCCGGGATCCAAGAACAAACCCAAACCCCCACTCATCATCACCCGCGACTCCGAACCTCCTCCCGCCGCCATGCGCACTCACATCCTCGAGATCTCCACCGGCCACGACATCGTTGACGCCATCGCCTCCTTCGCCCGCCGCCGATCCATCGGTCTTTGCGTTCTCGCCGGCTCCGGCTCCGTCTCCAACGTCACCCTTCGTCAACCGATGCAAACCCCTGCCACCGCCATCGTCCTTCGTGGAAGGTTCGAGATCCTTTCTCTTTCTGGTTCCATGCTTCCACCATCGCTTCCGACCATGCAAGGCGGCGTCTCTGTCTCGTTGGCTGGACCTCAAGGTCAAGTCATCGGCGGCATGGTCGCTGGCCCTTTGCTTGCTTCCGGCACGGTGGTTGTCGTCGCCGCCGGGTTTGAAAACCCTACTTTTACCCGCCTCCCTGATGACAACGACAACGACGGCGATGACAACACCGCCGTCGATGTTTCTACTGGCGGTGAAGGTTGTGAAGCTGatgctcaccaccaccaccaccaccatcatcatcaacatcaacaacaacatcatcacAACCAACACCACCGCCATGAACATGAGCTCAATGCTCCACCGGCGGAGTCATGTGGCATGACTATGTATGGCTCCGATCCTATCTGGGCTCCAACTCCCCGGCCACCGCAACCGCCACCAGCATCCCGTTACTAAAAACAAACAGGTTGTTTCGAAGTTTTAGGgcttttctttagtttttaatttcatttagtttgtgtttggttttcatttctagttcttttggttttagcttttgctttttcttcttcttctctctctctctctctctctttgaggAACAACTACTTGAAAACTAAAATCATACCATTTGATATTATGGTTATTTATCTTCTTATTTTGGTATGTTTATGAATGTATGatgtttgtttggtttctttggTTGTTTCTCTATATTGGCAATGTGGTTAGAGtctagagaggaagagagaaaataGCAATGTGTTTCACCTTCTTGATGTTTTAGACAATGAGTACTAGTtctttgctttcctttttctttctcattgtAGTATGTTCTCACATAGAGATACAAGTCTAGAGAAAGAGGGAGAAGGCATGTGTGTTCTTGATAGTACAATGGAAGGGATAAAAGTAAAGGTTTATCAATGTTGTTTGTTTCTATGTAAGGTACCAAGGGTAGTAAACCAAAGGATAAAAGAAGGGAAaagaggaaaagagagaaagatgtgtgtggctagggtttagaagtaCAAGATTAGCAAGTGTGCTTTGCTTGTCTTTTACATATACTCTTTGATGGAAAGAAAGATTGAAGGCTGGTTGGAATGCTTACtagtttttgtgtgtgtgtgtcttaaAAGCAGTGTCAAGACAATACAAAACATGCTTTCTTCTTGCTGCTTTTAGCCTCATCTCCTGAAAAGCAAAAGTCCCTTCCTCACTTATTTCatgtctttctttctctctctctctctatctcccACTTTCTTTTTAAACTCAATTATATCTATCATGCTTTCTCTCACTTTGATTGGTGCTAGTGAAGGGGGAGGAGTGAGGTTGAACATTGGAAATTGGAATATTAGAAATGAACCAATGTTGTGCtttgaaagaaagagagagagagagagagagagagagagagattaattTAGTGTCTTTGATTTCCTAACtaactttttataatatataattgtgttttgatttagaaagtGTGGATTATCAAAGAAGGATCTTTGGTTGGATCATGTACTTTCAAGTAGATTCTCTTTGAttgattcaatttttaaaaaaaagttgcatGTGTGTACTTTCAATAGTTTTATATTGCTAGGGTGCACTTTACATGCATATCTATGTATGGTGGATCTTGAgattaggaaaaataaatagcaATAATATTTGAAGACAAAGGTGGCCATGCAagccctctttttttttttttttaaaatctttgggGGACTTGtatctattaattaaattaattattagtttatacAATCTTATATAAAATGGAGTTGTGAGAGCTATTAGGAGTTTGCTAT containing:
- the LOC120281864 gene encoding AT-hook motif nuclear-localized protein 17-like, with the protein product MLFSGCNNNNFTDDMKNHSSHHHQELSGDDQTKRSKKNTSISDLTTKTLTKTTGDGATIEVARRPRGRPPGSKNKPKPPLIITRDSEPPPAAMRTHILEISTGHDIVDAIASFARRRSIGLCVLAGSGSVSNVTLRQPMQTPATAIVLRGRFEILSLSGSMLPPSLPTMQGGVSVSLAGPQGQVIGGMVAGPLLASGTVVVVAAGFENPTFTRLPDDNDNDGDDNTAVDVSTGGEGCEADAHHHHHHHHHQHQQQHHHNQHHRHEHELNAPPAESCGMTMYGSDPIWAPTPRPPQPPPASRY